The proteins below are encoded in one region of Aquisphaera giovannonii:
- a CDS encoding c-type cytochrome domain-containing protein — protein sequence MRRKLIGAGLTAILTAAIGATTSAVAGADDKAKAAPKVTYADQVSGIFRSRCGSCHNPDKAKGGLNLDSYSAAMQGGGSGKVVEPGDPDNSSLLGVITHSEEPKMPPNSSKIPDAEIDLIRQWIAGGALEASGSVASVKAKPKMEFKLDPSSLGKPAGEPAMPKDVPTEPFMPMARPAAVVAMASSPWATLVALGGHKQVVLYRTTDFHLVGVLPFPEGTIHSLRFSRNGDLLLAGGGRGGQSGLAVAFNVKTGQRMFEVGKEYDAVLAADISPDHGMVALGGPSKIVRVYNTADGNLLFEMKKHTEWVTAVEFSPDGVLLATGDRNNGLMVWEAQTGREYFDLRGHAAAITDLSWRLDSNVLASSSEDGTVKLWEMENGNPIKSIAAHGGGAASVRFAKDGRIVSTGRDQRARVWDANGNKQREFDPFGDLALEAVFTQDDSRVIAADFSGEVRVLDPKDGKKLANLAINPAPLAVRLDLAKKAYAVTQAEADSLAKQLEPLQAPVTAAAVALAKAQQDVAALEKSAASRQAAVAAPEQAAQAKLAAWNEATATSQAADQLLARAQAEQAAAEKAVADAAAAEKAAADALAASKAGVEKALADKLAHDPAVAAAAAALKAAKSPEEAAKASAELTKHAARSGELISALSAAGTRQAETQSAVVRASAARAAAPAAVAPAQVRTRAATLGAQAAKQALARIGQERADAEKALADARTAAQTAAAGLAAAKKFVETATAAKAAAEKSITEKKAPLDAATAKAQALKAEVDALSAEAQRSPAKGGLAVGPQAQR from the coding sequence ATGCGACGAAAGCTGATCGGTGCGGGACTGACGGCGATCCTCACGGCCGCGATCGGTGCGACGACCTCCGCGGTCGCGGGAGCCGACGACAAGGCCAAGGCGGCCCCGAAGGTCACCTACGCGGACCAGGTCTCGGGCATCTTCCGCAGCCGCTGCGGCTCCTGCCACAACCCGGACAAGGCCAAGGGGGGCCTGAACCTGGACAGCTACTCCGCCGCGATGCAGGGCGGCGGCTCCGGCAAGGTCGTCGAGCCCGGCGACCCGGACAATTCGAGCCTCCTCGGCGTGATCACGCACTCCGAGGAGCCGAAGATGCCGCCCAACTCCTCCAAGATCCCCGACGCCGAGATCGACCTGATCCGCCAGTGGATCGCCGGCGGGGCCCTCGAGGCCTCGGGCTCGGTCGCCTCGGTGAAGGCGAAGCCCAAGATGGAGTTCAAGCTGGACCCCTCCTCGCTCGGCAAGCCGGCCGGCGAGCCGGCGATGCCGAAGGACGTCCCCACGGAGCCGTTCATGCCGATGGCCCGCCCCGCGGCCGTCGTCGCGATGGCCTCCAGCCCGTGGGCGACCCTCGTCGCCCTGGGCGGGCACAAGCAGGTCGTCCTGTACCGCACGACGGACTTTCACCTCGTCGGCGTCCTGCCGTTCCCCGAGGGGACGATCCACTCGCTGCGATTCAGCCGCAACGGCGACCTCCTTCTCGCCGGCGGCGGCCGGGGCGGGCAGTCGGGGCTGGCCGTCGCCTTCAACGTCAAGACCGGCCAGCGGATGTTCGAGGTGGGCAAGGAATATGATGCGGTCCTCGCGGCCGACATCAGCCCGGACCACGGCATGGTGGCCCTGGGCGGGCCGAGCAAGATCGTCCGCGTCTACAACACGGCCGACGGCAACCTGCTCTTCGAGATGAAGAAGCACACCGAGTGGGTCACCGCGGTCGAGTTCAGCCCCGACGGCGTGCTCCTGGCGACCGGGGACCGGAACAACGGCCTGATGGTCTGGGAGGCCCAGACGGGCCGCGAGTACTTCGACCTCCGCGGGCACGCCGCGGCCATCACGGACCTCTCGTGGCGGCTCGACTCGAACGTCCTGGCGTCGTCGAGCGAGGACGGCACCGTCAAGCTCTGGGAGATGGAGAACGGCAACCCGATCAAGTCCATCGCGGCCCACGGGGGCGGCGCGGCGTCGGTGCGGTTCGCCAAGGATGGGCGGATCGTCTCCACCGGCCGCGACCAGCGGGCCCGCGTCTGGGACGCCAACGGCAACAAGCAGCGGGAATTCGACCCATTCGGCGACCTGGCGCTGGAGGCCGTCTTCACCCAGGACGACTCCCGCGTGATCGCCGCGGACTTCTCGGGCGAGGTCCGCGTCCTCGATCCGAAGGACGGCAAGAAGCTCGCCAACCTGGCCATCAACCCGGCGCCCCTGGCCGTCCGCCTGGACCTGGCGAAGAAGGCCTACGCCGTCACCCAGGCCGAGGCCGACTCGCTGGCGAAGCAGCTCGAGCCGCTCCAGGCCCCGGTGACCGCCGCCGCCGTCGCCCTGGCCAAGGCGCAGCAGGATGTCGCGGCCCTCGAGAAATCCGCGGCCAGCCGGCAGGCGGCCGTCGCGGCCCCCGAGCAGGCCGCCCAGGCGAAGCTCGCGGCCTGGAACGAGGCCACCGCGACCTCGCAGGCCGCCGACCAACTCCTGGCCCGCGCCCAGGCCGAGCAGGCCGCGGCCGAGAAGGCCGTCGCCGACGCCGCGGCCGCGGAGAAGGCCGCCGCGGACGCCCTCGCCGCGAGCAAGGCGGGCGTCGAGAAGGCCCTGGCCGACAAGCTGGCCCATGACCCGGCCGTCGCCGCCGCCGCCGCCGCGCTGAAGGCGGCGAAGTCGCCCGAGGAGGCTGCGAAGGCCAGTGCGGAGCTGACCAAGCACGCTGCTAGGTCAGGGGAGTTGATCTCTGCCCTCTCCGCGGCCGGCACGCGCCAGGCGGAAACCCAGTCGGCCGTCGTCCGGGCCTCGGCCGCGAGGGCCGCCGCCCCGGCCGCCGTCGCCCCGGCCCAGGTCCGCACCCGCGCCGCGACGCTCGGGGCCCAGGCCGCGAAGCAGGCCCTCGCCCGGATCGGCCAGGAGAGGGCCGACGCCGAGAAGGCCCTCGCCGACGCGAGGACCGCGGCCCAGACCGCCGCCGCCGGCCTCGCCGCCGCGAAAAAGTTCGTGGAGACAGCGACGGCCGCGAAGGCCGCCGCCGAGAAGTCGATCACCGAGAAGAAGGCCCCGCTCGACGCGGCCACCGCGAAGGCCCAGGCGCTCAAGGCCGAGGTGGACGCCCTCTCCGCCGAGGCCCAGCGGAGCCCGGCGAAGGGTGGCCTCGCCGTTGGGCCGCAGGCCCAGCGATAA